One segment of Thermosynechococcus sp. HN-54 DNA contains the following:
- a CDS encoding carboxymuconolactone decarboxylase family protein: MYTEQINHIKSYTAKLTAAMPDAMKAFYSLSRASSTPGALDTKTKELIALAIGVAKHCNGCIAFHTRAALHAGATPEEIMETLMVTVAMDGGPALMYATHVMEALEEFSQEQAQ; this comes from the coding sequence ATGTACACCGAGCAAATTAACCACATCAAATCCTACACGGCAAAGCTAACGGCAGCGATGCCCGATGCCATGAAGGCCTTTTATAGCTTAAGTCGAGCCTCGTCAACCCCCGGTGCCCTTGATACCAAAACCAAAGAGTTGATTGCCCTAGCCATTGGGGTCGCCAAGCACTGTAACGGGTGCATTGCCTTCCATACCCGTGCCGCTTTGCATGCGGGCGCAACCCCTGAGGAAATCATGGAAACCCTCATGGTAACTGTGGCCATGGATGGCGGCCCTGCCTTGATGTATGCCACCCACGTGATGGAAGCCCTAGAGGAATTTAGTCAAGAGCAAGCTCAGTAG
- a CDS encoding 7-carboxy-7-deazaguanine synthase QueE, translated as MISVKDDHFSFVQITLPLVEIFSAIQGEGANVGCRQIFIRLAGCDLRCTYCDSAHTWFVPAHALIETRAGDRSFQRIPNPVSAAQILKAVEQLNTPPIHDSISLTGGEPLLHAATLAQWLPLLKANTSLPLYLETGGHHPEALQLILPYLDSVGMDIKLPSVSGECHWSAHDAFLRLCDRAPVEVFCKVIIAQTTDPADLERLGTLVASVNPHIPVFLQPVTPVGTGRYTSPPTADQVLKWQAQLKTQLTQVRVIPQTHKFLGQR; from the coding sequence GTGATTTCTGTAAAAGACGATCATTTCTCCTTTGTGCAGATCACGCTTCCCTTAGTGGAGATCTTCTCAGCCATTCAAGGAGAAGGCGCCAACGTAGGGTGTCGGCAGATTTTCATCCGCTTGGCGGGTTGTGATTTGCGCTGTACTTATTGTGACAGTGCCCACACATGGTTTGTTCCCGCCCATGCCCTGATTGAGACCCGAGCAGGCGATCGCTCCTTTCAAAGGATTCCCAATCCAGTCAGTGCCGCTCAGATCCTCAAAGCAGTGGAGCAGCTCAACACCCCCCCGATCCATGACAGCATTAGCTTGACTGGGGGTGAACCCCTCCTCCATGCCGCCACCTTGGCACAATGGTTGCCCCTGCTTAAAGCCAATACCTCGCTGCCCCTCTACCTCGAAACTGGCGGACATCATCCAGAGGCGCTCCAATTGATTCTTCCCTATCTCGATAGTGTCGGCATGGACATCAAGCTCCCCAGTGTCAGCGGTGAATGCCATTGGTCAGCCCATGACGCCTTTTTGCGCCTGTGCGATCGCGCCCCTGTTGAGGTGTTTTGCAAGGTAATTATTGCCCAAACCACTGATCCTGCTGATTTAGAGCGCCTAGGTACCCTAGTAGCCAGCGTTAATCCCCACATTCCTGTCTTTCTGCAACCTGTCACCCCTGTGGGCACTGGCCGCTACACCTCCCCACCCACTGCCGACCAAGTCCTCAAATGGCAAGCGCAGTTGAAGACACAGCTGACCCAGGTGCGCGTCATTCCCCAAACCCATAAATTTCTTGGCCAGCGCTAG
- a CDS encoding DUF928 domain-containing protein, producing the protein MSAHRFGLSWLLVGTLAIGMSALPVILPSLPAVGQNSPSEASEFDRYMQRGYQLTAKRDYQSALVNFRRALSLRPGNRYALTAISNVEAYIARDRYAAQRNRLTFVPTNRGMPGQRIAGATRFGECTQGSLTKIVALVPDNNLGMTAAANPSLFFFVPQSTAKSAELMLLSEAGELLLTQQVPLNGKAGILPVTVNASKAKLQPGQKYQWIFSLTCKPNEPDANPFVTGWIERTELDSNLAQVITTMPPAERLPLLATNQLWNDTLATLVELQQRNPNDPTIKQQWQDVLKSAGIDPQIVNMPLLQ; encoded by the coding sequence ATGTCTGCCCACCGTTTTGGCCTTTCGTGGCTGCTTGTCGGTACCTTGGCCATAGGGATGAGTGCCCTGCCAGTGATTTTGCCATCGTTACCTGCTGTTGGCCAAAATTCCCCTAGCGAAGCCAGTGAGTTCGATCGCTACATGCAGCGGGGGTATCAACTCACCGCCAAACGCGACTATCAATCCGCCTTGGTGAATTTCCGCCGTGCCCTCAGTCTGCGCCCCGGTAACCGCTATGCCCTCACGGCGATTAGTAATGTAGAGGCCTATATTGCTCGCGATCGCTATGCTGCTCAAAGGAACCGTCTCACATTTGTGCCTACGAATCGTGGGATGCCAGGGCAACGGATTGCAGGTGCCACCCGCTTTGGGGAATGTACGCAAGGTTCGCTAACTAAAATTGTCGCCCTTGTGCCCGATAATAACTTGGGTATGACGGCTGCGGCGAATCCCAGTCTCTTTTTCTTTGTCCCCCAAAGCACGGCCAAATCGGCGGAACTGATGCTGCTCTCAGAAGCTGGCGAGCTGCTCCTCACCCAACAAGTGCCCCTGAATGGTAAAGCCGGCATTTTACCCGTAACGGTGAATGCCAGTAAGGCGAAGCTACAACCGGGACAAAAATACCAGTGGATCTTTTCCCTTACCTGTAAGCCCAATGAACCCGATGCCAATCCCTTTGTGACGGGGTGGATTGAGCGCACGGAGCTAGATAGCAACCTTGCCCAAGTGATCACCACAATGCCGCCGGCTGAGCGACTGCCCCTTTTGGCCACCAATCAACTCTGGAATGATACGCTGGCAACGCTGGTGGAATTGCAGCAACGCAACCCAAACGACCCCACGATCAAACAGCAGTGGCAGGATGTGCTCAAGAGTGCAGGGATTGATCCGCAAATTGTCAATATGCCGCTGTTGCAGTAG
- a CDS encoding FxLYD domain-containing protein, which translates to MLRMPRSPFSICTTSLVLLGAIAPLPLTMSAAMAQRAAGDILIVGNSPYDWGRNQRYWNHLLNLAGATAAASTPTTPDNNQEVDPKVLEQQLLRNIRAGQPQLQPVLKLPGSSVVTGTVTNNNRQPVTIQSVNYEVVGPNGEILQTGAATPEPATVAPGQTVTYQQMLPTVPPDIGARVRLSRPAVLLQGGV; encoded by the coding sequence ATGCTAAGGATGCCTCGATCGCCCTTCTCTATTTGCACAACTAGTCTTGTACTCCTTGGCGCGATCGCCCCCCTTCCTTTGACGATGTCTGCTGCCATGGCACAACGGGCAGCGGGTGATATTCTGATTGTTGGCAATTCCCCCTATGACTGGGGGCGCAACCAGCGCTACTGGAATCATTTGCTCAATCTCGCCGGCGCAACGGCAGCCGCCTCCACGCCCACGACGCCAGACAACAATCAAGAAGTCGATCCAAAAGTTCTAGAACAACAGCTCCTGCGCAATATTCGAGCTGGTCAGCCCCAACTCCAGCCTGTGCTCAAGTTACCAGGCTCCTCGGTTGTCACAGGCACGGTGACCAACAATAACCGCCAACCCGTAACCATCCAATCCGTTAATTATGAAGTTGTGGGTCCCAATGGCGAAATTCTGCAAACGGGTGCCGCGACTCCTGAACCAGCAACAGTGGCTCCCGGTCAGACAGTGACGTATCAGCAAATGCTCCCTACGGTGCCGCCAGATATTGGGGCACGGGTGCGGTTGAGCCGGCCAGCGGTGCTGCTCCAAGGGGGTGTCTAG
- the coaE gene encoding dephospho-CoA kinase (Dephospho-CoA kinase (CoaE) performs the final step in coenzyme A biosynthesis.), which produces MSSPFRLGITGGIACGKSVVAAYLQQQYGVPIVDADQLARQAVAVGTPIYQAIVDRYGAEICRSDGTLDRPRLGEIVFAQPEERRWLEAQIHPWVIAQMQQAIQKCDQSLITLVIPLLFEAHLEGLVDHIWVVATTLGQQLARLQQRDGLSEKAAAQRLASQLPLEEKTRRADTVLWNTGSLEELYRQVDQAFSLLGRNGKGS; this is translated from the coding sequence GTGTCTAGTCCCTTTCGTCTCGGTATCACGGGGGGGATTGCCTGCGGTAAATCTGTGGTGGCCGCCTATTTGCAGCAGCAGTATGGCGTGCCCATTGTTGATGCCGACCAGTTAGCCCGTCAAGCGGTTGCTGTAGGCACACCCATTTATCAAGCCATTGTTGATCGCTATGGCGCTGAGATTTGTCGTAGCGATGGTACCCTCGATCGCCCCCGTTTAGGGGAAATTGTCTTTGCCCAACCCGAAGAACGCCGCTGGCTAGAGGCGCAAATTCATCCTTGGGTCATTGCCCAGATGCAGCAAGCCATTCAAAAGTGTGATCAGTCCCTGATTACCCTCGTAATTCCCCTCTTGTTTGAAGCCCACCTCGAAGGGTTAGTGGATCACATTTGGGTCGTTGCCACCACACTTGGACAGCAGTTGGCTCGCCTTCAGCAACGGGATGGTCTCTCTGAAAAGGCAGCCGCCCAACGCCTAGCCAGTCAACTGCCCCTAGAGGAAAAAACTCGGCGGGCAGACACGGTGCTCTGGAATACCGGTTCTCTTGAGGAACTTTACCGTCAGGTGGATCAGGCCTTTTCCCTACTGGGCAGAAATGGCAAGGGAAGTTAG
- a CDS encoding GAF domain-containing hybrid sensor histidine kinase/response regulator, whose product MPQPIFDRILPAWFYERMATVLLAEASRRGATILSREDIVASPSDEPPFLVLVTETFALLLQAETTPQLGAYRIELITHPPAIARFLRKIRSQTLLSHRPLIRAVLQQLTPLTAKEPLLPADLALSLMNVLSEETANQCQSCQPLVTAALNERQAQERLLHQVTTQIRQSLELPELLKTAVDRIREFLDVDRLLVGQFGQTQGELHGQITYESCRDGSIPSVLGLWDECWQWSALPSSSYQRLSHGEAIVVSDIEQFYTGVPCLQSFAERWQIKAWLIVPIIVQDKLWGVLIAHQCDRPRQWHPQEIEFLTHLSQHLSIAIYQAQLYSELQQQKATLEQRVNERTQALREALSAMEAAHRIKNDFLATMSHELRTPLTCVIGVSATLLRWPLGPLTEKQREYLEIIHESGTHLLELINSILDLSEAELGRSHLHRSAFSIRQLCTDCIEVVKPQAHRHQVNLHHQLMIPPSRDRFWGDYRRIQQILINLLSNAIKFTPAMGEVILRAWWKEDELIFQVKDNGIGIPAHLQPLLFQKFQQLDSSFGRAYTGAGLGLALTKQWVDLHHGWIDVDSTEGKGSTFTVGLPAIASDPLPEPPKLKLDVPPLATTDVLVEPEGRIVLVSEDEATATLICSILTTAGYQVIWLVDGEVERLLALTPIAVLLAEPFSSGDLQELVDQLRQRCTPEQLKIFILGSKGNYQGVDRYIPLPINPESFLQQVTMGLTSLAISAQ is encoded by the coding sequence ATGCCTCAGCCCATTTTTGATCGGATTTTACCAGCTTGGTTCTATGAACGAATGGCGACGGTACTGCTAGCGGAAGCAAGTCGCCGAGGAGCCACTATCCTTAGCCGTGAGGATATTGTTGCCTCCCCTAGCGATGAGCCTCCTTTTTTAGTACTGGTGACAGAAACCTTTGCCCTACTGCTGCAAGCAGAAACCACGCCTCAACTCGGTGCCTACCGCATTGAACTTATCACCCATCCCCCCGCGATCGCTCGCTTTCTCCGCAAAATCCGCAGTCAGACTCTCCTGAGCCACCGTCCCCTGATTCGGGCAGTGTTGCAGCAACTGACCCCCTTGACCGCCAAGGAACCGCTGTTGCCAGCAGATTTGGCTCTCTCCCTGATGAATGTTCTCAGCGAAGAAACAGCTAATCAGTGTCAAAGTTGTCAACCCTTGGTGACCGCTGCTCTCAATGAACGCCAAGCCCAAGAACGGCTGCTGCATCAGGTGACAACCCAAATTCGCCAGAGTCTTGAGCTACCTGAACTCTTGAAAACAGCCGTGGATCGCATTCGCGAGTTTTTGGACGTGGATCGGTTGCTGGTGGGGCAATTTGGTCAGACCCAAGGGGAATTGCACGGGCAAATTACCTATGAGTCCTGCCGCGATGGGAGCATTCCATCCGTCCTAGGGCTATGGGATGAATGTTGGCAGTGGTCCGCTTTACCCAGCAGTAGCTATCAGCGCTTGAGTCATGGCGAGGCCATTGTGGTTAGCGACATTGAGCAGTTCTACACTGGGGTGCCCTGTCTTCAATCCTTTGCTGAGCGCTGGCAAATCAAGGCTTGGTTAATTGTGCCCATCATCGTCCAAGACAAGCTCTGGGGAGTGCTCATTGCCCACCAGTGCGATCGCCCCCGCCAGTGGCACCCCCAAGAAATTGAGTTTCTCACCCATCTGAGTCAACACCTCAGCATTGCCATTTACCAAGCGCAACTCTACAGCGAGCTGCAACAGCAGAAGGCCACCCTCGAACAGCGGGTCAACGAACGCACCCAAGCCCTGCGGGAAGCCCTGAGTGCCATGGAGGCCGCCCACCGCATTAAAAATGACTTCCTAGCAACCATGAGCCATGAATTGCGGACGCCTCTTACCTGCGTCATTGGGGTTTCGGCCACTCTCTTGCGCTGGCCTCTTGGCCCGTTGACGGAAAAGCAGCGAGAGTACCTAGAAATTATCCATGAAAGCGGCACGCACCTGCTGGAGTTGATTAACAGCATTCTCGACTTGTCGGAAGCGGAACTGGGGCGATCGCACCTGCATCGTAGCGCCTTTTCGATTCGGCAACTGTGTACGGATTGCATTGAAGTCGTCAAACCCCAAGCCCATCGCCATCAGGTCAACCTGCACCACCAACTGATGATTCCCCCTAGTCGCGATCGCTTTTGGGGAGACTATCGCCGCATCCAGCAAATTCTCATTAACCTGCTCAGCAATGCCATTAAGTTCACGCCTGCCATGGGGGAAGTGATCCTGCGGGCATGGTGGAAAGAGGATGAACTGATTTTCCAAGTGAAGGACAATGGCATCGGTATCCCTGCACACCTGCAACCCTTACTCTTTCAGAAGTTTCAGCAGTTGGATAGCTCCTTTGGCCGTGCCTATACTGGGGCGGGTTTGGGGTTAGCCCTCACCAAGCAGTGGGTGGATCTGCACCATGGCTGGATTGATGTGGACTCCACCGAAGGCAAAGGCAGTACGTTCACAGTGGGGCTGCCGGCAATCGCTTCAGACCCTCTGCCAGAACCCCCGAAACTCAAGCTGGATGTGCCGCCTCTGGCAACAACGGATGTACTGGTCGAACCTGAGGGGCGAATTGTGCTCGTGAGTGAGGATGAGGCCACTGCCACCCTGATCTGTTCTATTTTGACCACCGCAGGCTATCAAGTGATTTGGCTGGTGGATGGTGAAGTGGAACGGTTACTGGCACTGACTCCGATTGCTGTGCTTTTGGCCGAACCCTTTAGCTCTGGGGATTTGCAGGAGCTGGTGGATCAGTTGCGGCAACGCTGTACCCCTGAGCAACTGAAGATTTTCATTTTGGGGTCAAAGGGCAATTACCAAGGGGTCGATCGCTACATTCCTTTGCCGATCAATCCAGAAAGTTTTCTGCAACAGGTGACCATGGGGCTAACTTCCCTTGCCATTTCTGCCCAGTAG